The following proteins come from a genomic window of Lolium rigidum isolate FL_2022 chromosome 5, APGP_CSIRO_Lrig_0.1, whole genome shotgun sequence:
- the LOC124652449 gene encoding protein cornichon homolog 1-like, translating into MSVELVLWLFSFASVMALVGLTAYQLICLSDLEFDYINPYDSSSRINAVVIIEYALQGVLCAAFLLTLNWFPFLVMAPVTYYHVKLYMKRKHLVDVTEIFRQLHGEKKYRMIKLAFYFGLFIITIYRLVMTAVLLFIDEDANLVETRTI; encoded by the exons ATGTCTGTGGAACTCGTCCTCTGGCTCTTCTCCTTCGCCTCCGTGATGGCCCTCGTCGGCCTCACCGCCTACCAG CTTATCTGTTTATCCGATTTGGAGTTTGACTATATCAATCCATATGATTCATCATCTCGCATCAACGCAGTGGTCATAATAGAATATGCACTCCAAGGGGTCCTGTGTGCTGCTTTCCTCTTGACGCTGAATTGGTTTCCTTTTCTAGTTATGGCTCCTGTGACATACTACCATGTGAAGCT GTATATGAAACGGAAGCATCTTGTTGATGTTACTGAGATATTCCGACAACTACATGGGGAGAAGAAGTACCGGATGATCAAACTCGCCTTCTACTTTGGCTTATTTATTATAACTATTTACAG GCTTGTCATGACTGCTGTGCTATTATTTATTGACGAGGATGCAAATCTGGTAGAAACTAGGACTATTTAG
- the LOC124652448 gene encoding uncharacterized protein LOC124652448 encodes MAAMTEKRAKAAVTATPPHHSSSVGVKSIPNYLRPSTGSCHDACKHGGHHEFEEKEAAKPKPRPRKQPSAPDEQKRRLIKVRSVSWRRVGDLSRPARDSTEAVGETVEWKDIVAYDAVPVPADGKKKRDMMKGKNPCAKTTEPEVGVKKQTESLNKKLAKTVRSTLTGKTSTNPQAANGARASKASPSDKSMAGKSRKAPKANNTSTTLPVEKKVVLLQETAKGDATANAKPVKTLYPPDLQEHAAAIAESSRPIPAHRRAKSMSMSSSSRSVRFPFMRQPSKKNSDTFKLRSKSTKAPILPSEEEKPPTRLRFRKGRAAGEESSGGIQLRLRSLRRRGSGVSGGAAGAGFVVPEVTLRHQKTLEKKKSRRLYNNLIEETATKLAKNKKSRVKSLVGAFETLISKIGK; translated from the coding sequence ATGGCGGCCATGACTGAAAAACGCGCCAAGGCGGCGGTAACTGCGACGCCTCCTCACCATAGCAGCAGCGTCGGCGTAAAGTCTATTCCCAACTACCTCAGGCCATCAACCGGCTCGTGCCATGATGCCTGCAAGCACGGCGGACACCACGAGTTCGAGGAGAAAGAGGCTGCAAAGCCCAAACCGAGACCTCGGAAGCAGCCATCGGCTCCGGATGAACAGAAGAGGAGGCTGATCAAGGTGCGGTCGGTGTCGTGGAGGCGCGTCGGAGATCTCAGCAGACCCGCCAGGGACAGCACGGAGGCTGTCGGTGAGACCGTGGAGTGGAAGGACATTGTGGCCTACGATGCAGTTCCTGTTCCAGCTgatgggaagaagaagagggataTGATGAAGGGGAAAAACCCATGTGCCAAGACCACTGAACCGGAGGTTGGTGTGAAGAAGCAAACTGAATCGCTGAACAAGAAGCTAGCTAAGACCGTCAGGTCGACCCTGACAGGGAAGACCTCGACGAACCCTCAGGCCGCTAATGGAGCAAGAGCAAGCAAGGCTTCGCCTTCCGACAAGAGCATGGCTGGAAAGAGCAGAAAGGCTCCCAAAGCAAACAACACTAGTACGACATTGCCCGTCGAAAAGAAGGTTGTGCTTCTTCAAGAAACGGCCAAGGGCGATGCAACTGCTAATGCCAAACCAGTGAAAACACTCTATCCTCCTGATCTACAAGAGCACGCTGCTGCTATTGCTGAATCAAGCAGGCCCATCCCGGCGCACCGAAGGGCcaagagcatgagcatgagcagcaGCAGCCGATCGGTGCGTTTCCCGTTCATGCGACAACCGAGCAAGAAGAACTCAGACACCTTCAAGCTGCGCTCCAAGAGCACCAAAGCACCAATCCTTCCATCTGAAGAAGAGAAGCCGCCGACACGGCTCAGGTTCAGAAAGGGAAGAGCAGCAGGCGAGGAATCCAGCGGCGGCATCCAACTCAGGCTCAGGAGCCTTCGGCGACGAGGGAGCGGCGTCTCAGGTGGCGCGGCAGGGGCCGGTTTCGTCGTGCCGGAGGTGACGCTAAGGCACCAGAAGAcgctggagaagaagaagagccgGAGGCTGTACAACAACCTGATCGAGGAGACGGCGACCAAGCTCGCCAAGAACAAGAAGAGCAGGGTCAAGTCCTTGGTTGGGGCTTTCGAGACTCTCATCTCCAAGATCGGAAAGTAG